TCTCTCTCTTTTTCAGAACGTCTATCAGGACGCCAGGGCGTCGGCACCGCCGACGATCTCGGCGATCTGCTGCGTGATCTCGGCCTGACGCGCGTTGTTGCGCAGGCGGGTGTAGTCGGTGATGAGCTTGTCGGCGTTGTCGCTGGCCGACTTCATCGCCTTCTGCGTCGCGGCCTGCTTGGCGGCGGCCGACTGCAGCAGCGCGTTGAAGATGCGGCTCTGGATGTACACCGGCAGCAGCCGGTCGAGGACGACGGTGGCGTCGGGCTCGAACTCGTACAGCGGGTAGACCTCGCCACTCGCGTCCGCGTCGTCCGCGCCCTCGACGACCTCGAGCGGGAGCAGGCGGATCTGCACCGGCTCCTGGGTCATCATGCTGACGAAGCGGTTGTACACGACGTGGATCTCGTCCACGCCCCCGTCGGCGTTGTCCTTCTCGTAGGCCTCGAGCAGCGCCTGCGACATCTCCTCGGCGGTCGCGAAGGCCGGCACGTCCGCGTCACCCGTCCACTCCGCCTCCGCGGTGATGCCGCGGAACTGGAAGTAGCCGACGGCCTTGCGGCCGAACAGGTAGAACACGACGTCCTTGCCCTGCGAGCGCAGGAGCTCGGCGAGCTCCATCGCCTCGCGGATGACCTGCGAGTTGAAGGCACCCGCGAGTCCCCGGTCGGAGCTGAGGATCAGGATCGCCGAGCGCGTCAGCGACTCCGGCTCCCGCGTGAGCGGGTGGTCGATGTCGGTGTGCGTGGCGACCGCCGAGACCGCCCGCGTCACCGCGCGGGAGAAGGGCTCCGACGCGCGCACGCGCGCCATCGCCTTCTGGATGCGCGAAGCCGCGATGAGCTCCATCGCCTTCGTGATCTTCTTGGTCGTCTGAGCAGAAGAGATCTTCTGCTTGTACTCCCTGAGCTTTGCTCCCATGATGCGTCGTCTCCGACGGGCTTACGCCCGGCGGCCCTTGACGATCTTCTCCTGGTCGACGTCGGCGACATCGGCCGCGCTGTGCTCCTCGTGGCCCGGCGCACCGAGGTGAACGCCCTTGCCGCCCTGGAACTCGAGCACGAAGGCGTCGATCGCCTTCTCCATCTCGGCGACGGTGTCGTCCTCGAGCTTGCCGCTGTCGCGCAGCGTGTTGAGGATCGTCGTGTTGCGACGCAGGTGGTCGAGCAGCTCGGCCTCGAAGCGCAGCACGTCCTCGACCTCGATCGTGTCGAGCTTGCCGTTCGTGCCGGCCCAGATCGAGACGACCTGCTCCTCGGCCGGGTACGGCGAGTACTGCGGCTGCTTCAGCAGCTCGGTCAGGCGCGCACCACGGGCCAGCTGACGACGCGACGCGGCGTCGAGGTCGGACGCGAACATCGCGAACGCCTCCAGCGAGCGGTACTGGGCGAGCTCGAGCTTCAGCGTGCCGGAGACCTTCTTGATGTGCTTCAGCTGCGCGTCACCGCCGACTCGCGAGACCGAGATGCCCACGTCGACCGCGGGACGCTGGTTGGCGTTGAACAGGTCGGACTGCAGGAAGATCTGGCCGTCCGTGATCGAGATCACGTTGGTCGGGATGTACGCCGAGACGTCGTTCGCCTTGGTCTCGATGATCGGCAGACCCGTCATCGAGCCGGCGCCGAGCTCGTCCGAGAGCTTCGCGCAGCGCTCGAGCAGACGCGAGTGCAGGTAGAAGACGTCACCGGGGTACGCCTCGCGGCCCGGCGGGCGGCGCAGCAGCAGCGACACGGCGCGGTACGCCTCGGCCTGCTTCGACAGGTCGTCGAACACGATCAGGACGTGCTTGCCGTCGTACATCCAGTGCTGGCCGATGGCCGAGCCGGTGTACGGGGCGAGGTACTTGAAGCCGGCCGGGTCGGACGCGGGGGCCGCGACGATGGTGGTGTACTCCATCGCGCCGGCCTCCTCGAGGGCGCCCTTCACCGAGGCGATGGTCGAGCCCTTCTGACCGATGGCGACGTAGATGCAGCGCACCTGCTTGGTCGGGTCGCCCGACTCCCAGTTCGACTTCTGGTTGATGATCGTGTCGATCGCGATCGCGGTCTTGCCGGTCTGGCGGTCGCCGATGATGAGCTGACGCTGACCACGGCCGACCGGGATCATGGCGTCGATCGCCTTGATGCCCGTCTGCATCGGCTCGTGCACCGACTTGCGCATCATGACGCCGGGAGCCTGCAGCTCGAGGGCGCGGCGGCCCTCGATGCCGGTGATCTCGCCGAGACCGTCGATCGGGTTGCCGAGCGGGTCGATCACGCGGCCGAGGTAGCCCTCGCCCACGGGGACCGAGAGCACCTCGCCCGTGCGGGTGACCTGCTGGCCCTCCTCGATGCCGGCGAACTCGCCGAGCACGACGACGCCGATCTCGTGCTCGTCGAGGTTCTGGGCGAGGCCCAGCGTGCCGTCGGCGAAGCGGACGAGCTCGTTGGCCATGACGCCCGGCAGGCCCTCGACGTGGGCGATGCCGTCTGCCGCGTCGATGACGGTGCCGACCTCGGTCGCCGCATCGCCGGTGGGCTCATAGGCGGCGACGAAGTCCTTCAGCGCGTCACGGATGACGTCGGGGCTGATCGTGATGTCTGCCATTGTCTTCCTTCATGTTGTGGGATCTTCGATCCCCAAGTGAGTCCGCACGTCCGAATGGGCAACGGGCGGCAAAGTTGTGAGGTCAGCCCGCGAGCTTCTGGCGCACGTCCGCGAGGCGCGAGGCGATGCTGCCGTCGATGACGTCGTCCGCGATCTGCACGCGCACGCCGCCGACGACCGAGGGGTCGACGACCGGGCTGATCGTCACCTCGCCGCCGTAGGTGCGCGAGAGCGCGGTGGCCAGACGCGCGGTCTGGTCAGCGGTGAGCGGGGCGGCCGTCGTGACCGTGGCCACCGTGCGGCCGCGCTGGGCGGCGACGATGCGGATGGCACGGGCGAGGATGCCGCGGACGCGGCGCCCGCGCGGCTCCTGCACCAGCGACGACACGACGAGCGTCGTGGCCTCGCTCGTGCGGCCGCCGAGCAGCGTCTGCATGAGTGCGCCCTTCGCCCGGCCGTCGCCGAGGCGGCTGCCGAGCGCGAGCTCGAGCTCGGGGTTCTCCGCGACGATGCGGGAGACGCGGAACAGCTCCCCCTCGAGGTCGCCCGAGTCGGCCTTGGCGGCCGAGCGGATGGCGAGCTCCTCGATGCCGTCGACGAGCTCGTCCTGCGACGACCACCGCTGCGCGGCGGCCGTCGTCAGGAGCGACTGCGTGGTCGGCGAGAGGCTGCCGAACACCCGGGTGACGAGCGCGCTGCGGGCCTCGGGCGCCGCAGCCGGGTCGGCCAGCGCGCCGCTCAGCGCCGGCGAGCCGGCGACGGCACGGGCGGCGGCGAAGAGCTCGCGAGCCGTGTCGAGGTCGACCGTCGCCGCGCCGAGCGCCGAGACGCTCGCCGCGAGGGCCTGAGTGGTCGCGCTGCCCATCAGTTGGTCGCCTTCTCGGAGGCCTCGAGGTCGGCCAGGAAGCGGTCGACGACAGCCGCCGCCTTCTGGTCGTCGCTCAGCGTCTCGCCGATGACGTTGCCGGCCAGGTCGATCGCGAGCGTGCCGACCTCGCTGCGCAGCGTGACGAGAGCGGCCTGGCGCTCGGCCTCGATCTGCGTGTGCGCGGTCGACGTGATGCGCTCGGCCTCGGTGCTCGCGTTGGCCTTGGCCTCGGCGACGATGCGCTTGCCGTCCTCACGGGCGGCCTCACGGATGTCACCGGCCTCCTTGCGGGCGTCGGCGAGCTGCTTCGTGTACTCCTCGAGCGCGGCCTCGGCCTGACGCTGCGCCTCATCGGCCTTGGCGATGTTGCCCTCGATCGCGGCGGACCGCGCGTCGAGCATGGCGGTCAGGCGCGGCAGAGCGACCTTCCACACCACGAACAGGATGACGAGGAAGCAGACGAGCGACCAGATGATGTCGTAGACCGCCGGCACCAGCGGATTCGGAGTCTCGTGGGACTCCTCCGCGGCAAGCGTGACAAGAGCGTTCAGCATCCTGTCTCCTTACGTGTCAGCAGCAGTGGATTACTGGACGGGGGCGTAGCCGAAGATGAAGCCGGTCGCGATGCCGATGAACGCGAGGGCCTCGGTGAAGGCGATACCGATCCACATCAGAACCTGCAGACGACCGGCGAGCTCGGGCTGGCGGGCCACGGACTCGATGGTCTTGCCGACGACGATGCCCACGCCGATGGCCGGGCCGATGGCGGCGAGACCGTAGCCGACCGTCGCGATCGAGCCGTACACGTTGGCGAGAACCGTAGTAGCGTCCACGGATTTTTCCTTTCGGTTAGGCGGTGCGCCGTGTGGCGGACCGTCAGTGCTCTTCCGCAACCGCGAGCTGGATGTAGACCGCGGTGAGGATCGTGAAGACGTAGGCCTGGAGGAATGCCACCAGGACCTCGAACAGGGTGAAGGCGAGACCGAAGGCGAGCGTGCCGACGCCCAGGGGCGCCCACCATCCGCCTGCGGTGAAGAAGAAGAAGTGCGTGGCCGAGAAGAACAGCACCAGCATCAGGTGGCCGACGATCATGTTCATCAGCAGTCGCAGCGTCAGCGTGACGGGGCGGATGATGAAGGTCGACAGGAACTCGAGCGGCGTCACGATGATGTACAGCGCCGCGGGGACGCCCGCCGGGAACAGCGAGTTCTTGAAGAAGTTGCCGGGGCTCTTCTTGATGCCCGCGTAGATGAACGTCACGTACGAGATGACCGCCAGCAGCAGCGGCACCGCGATGACGCTCGTGCCCGCGATGTTGATGCCGGGGATGATGCCCGTCAGGTTCATGAACAGGATCATGAAGAACATCGTGGTCAGCAGCGGCAGGAAGCGGTTTCCGTCCTTGCGACCCAGGATGTCGTGCGCGATGTTCACGCGGACGAAGTCGAGGCCCATCTCGACGATGCTCTGCAGGCGGCCGGGCACGACGCGCATGTTGCGCGTGCCGACGATCAGCAGGATGACCAGGACGGCGGTCGCGAGCAGCTGCGCCGCATTGATGCGCGTGAACTCGAGGAACCCGAGCTGGAAGATCGCCGGCGGGAAGAAGTCGGTGATGGACGGCGGGTGGAACGCGCCATCGCTCGATTCGGCAGAGGCGATCAGCATCGCGGCTTGAGTCAACGTGTGGCTCCGGCTTCATAGCTCCGGCATGAGGACCGGGAGGGGCAGGAAGTCGTCATCTGCCGTCCCGATGTCACCATCGGCATCCGCGGGGGAATCGGCAGGAACTCGCTCAGCCTATCAAAGTTTCGGGCGCTTCTACGCCGCGTCGAAAACCTGCTCAGCGGGTCTCGCCGTCGTCGCCGGGAGCGTCCTCCCCTGGCAGCTTCACATCGACGTACGGGGCGCGCGAGCGGAACATCGCGATGCCGTCGATCGCGAGCGAGGCGACGACGCTCACGACGAGCGCGACGAAGAAGACACCGGGCACGATCCAGGGCTGCCCGCGCAGGATCAGCAGCGCGACGATGAACAGCACGAGCTTGAGGAGCCAGCCGCCGAGCACGATGCCGAAGAAGATCGGCACGTAGAGCTGATCGCCGAACCAGCGGTTGGCGACGAGGATGCTGACCGCGGTCAGCAGCATGAACACGGCCGCGATGGCGGCACCGGCGAGGGCGCTGAACATGCCGTCGGTGCCCGCCATGGCGTAGCCGATGGCGCCGCCGACCACCGCGATCACGACCGTGGCGACGGCACCCCAGACGAGCGCGGTGCGCAGCACCGGTGTGCTGGAGATGGACGCGGGCTGCGGGGTGGTCATCAGGCCTCCTGGGCGGCGTGGGTCGGTGCGGCGGGCGGTTCGGCGGAGTCGGCGATCGGGCGGCGTGTGGGCAGGAGGGTCAGGACGAGGCACGCGGCGACGCCCAGGACCCCGAACACGACGCCGATCCAGTACTCCCCCGGCCAGTTCTCGCGCGAGGCGAGGTACATCAGCAGGACCGCGAGCGAGATCACGGCCGTCCACGCGTAGAAGATCAGCACGGCGTCGCGGTCGCTGTGGCCGAGGTCGAGCATGCGGTGGTGGAGGTGCTTGCGGTCGGGCGAGAACGGCGACCTGCCGGCGCGCGTGCGCCGCAGCACGGCGAGGCCGAAGTCGGCCAGCGGCAGCAGCACGACGACGAGCGGCAGCAGGGTGGGCAGGAACGCGCCGAACAGCTGCGAGCGCCCGATGCCGTCCTGCGGGTCGAGCGCGGAGGGCGGGATCTGACTCGTGACGACGATCGTCGAGGTCGCCATCAGCAGCCCCAGCAGGAGCGCGCCGGAGTCGCCCATGAACAGCTTGGCGGGCTTCCAGTTGAGCACGAGGAACCCCGCGCAGGCGCCGATCATGGCGGCGGCGAGGAACGTCGCGAGGCTCGAGTTCGTCGTCTGGGTGTCCCGCGTGAGGATGTACGTGTAGACGAAGAAGACGCCGTTCGCGATCAGGCAGACGCCCGCGACGAGGCCGTCCAGACCGTCGATGAAGTTCACCGCGTTCATCACGACGACGATCGAGAACATCGTCAGGACGATGCTCACCCAGCTGGAGAAGATCGTCATGCCGCCGATCGGCACGGCGTAGATCTGCAGCCCGCCGCCGACGGCGATCACGCCCGCGGCGAGGAACTGCGCGCCGAGCTTGATCGTCCAGTCGAGGTCCCACAGGTCGTCCGCGACGCCCACGACCACGATCAGCAGGGAGGCGGCCAGGATCGCCCACACGGCGCGCGAATCGACCCAGAAGATCTGGAAGAACGGATTCGACGCGGACACCAGCACGACCGTGACGATCGCGAGGAAGATCGCGATGCCGCCGAGCCTCGGTGTCGGGGTCTTGTGCACGTCGCGCTCGCGGATGCCGGGGTACAGCTTGTAGCGCATGCTCAGGCGCCACACCGCCCAGGCGAGCGCCGTCGTGAGCGCCGCCGTGAGCAGGATCGTGAAGAGGTACTGCCTCACGCGGGCTCTTCGTCGGGCGCCGTCGGCGCGGACTCGTGCGCCGCGGGCGCGGGGCCGTCGTCGTCCGAGGGCTCGAGCAGGTCGCCCAGCACCTCGCGCAGCTCGTCGCGCGACACGGCGCCGTCGCGCAGGACGCGCACGCGGGGCTCGTCGTCCCGCGGGCCGACGAGCGCGGTCGCGTCGACGATCGTGGAGGCGACGCCCGTCCGCGAGGGACCGTCGTCGAGGTACACCGCGACGCTGTCTCCGAGCATGTCGCGCGCGCCGTCGCCCGTCACGGCCGCGGGCTGCCCCGTGAGGTTCGCGCTCGACACGGCGAGCGGGCCGGTCTCGGTCAGCAGCTCGAGGGCGATCCGGTGATCCGGCATCCGCACGGCGACCGTGCCCTTCGTCTCGCCGAGGTCCCACGACAGCGACGGCTGCGCCGGGAGGACGATCGTCAGCCCGCCCGGCCAGAAGCGCTCGACGAGGCGCTCGACCGGCTCGGGCATCTCCTCGACGAGCGCGCGCATGGCGTCGACGCCCGACACCAGCACGGGCGGCGGCTGCTGCCGGCCGCGGCCCTTCGCATCCAGCAGCCGCTGCACGGCCTGCGCGTCGAAGGCGTCGGCCGCGACGCCGTAGACGGTGTCCGTCGGCATCACGATGAGGTGGCCGCGCGCGATCGCCTGGCGCGCCTGACGCATGCCGGAGAGCAGCTCGGCCCCGTCGCTGCAGTCGAAGAGGGGGGAGGACATCGGCACGATTCTATTTGCATCGCCTGTCTGCTTCCCTCCGCGGGTTCCCGGCCGTCCTCGCCGCACGCTCTCCCGCCGTCCGGACAGCGGCGGACGCCGCTGTCCGGCGTGTATCACGCGGATGAGGCTCCACTCCTCTGCGTCAGCGCAACACGTCCGTCACGGATGCGCGGGCCCTGCACCGGCGGGGAGGCGATCCGTTCCCGGTGGCGGACGACCCGACCAAGAACAGGACCTGAGGATCGCCCGATGACCACGATCGATGCACCCCGTCCGCTTCTGGGCCGCCCCGCGGCTCCGGTCGCTCCACTCGTCGCGGCACCGGAGCCGTCGGACGCCGGCTCCGGGATCCTCCCGGGGCTGGCGGCCCCGGCGACGGCCCCGTCGCTGGCACGACGCCGTCATCGCGAGGCCGTCCACCGGCGACTGGTGCTCGCGGGAGACACGGCGGTGCTCGCCACGACGTGGGGCGTCGTCGCCTCGATCGAAGCGAGCGTCGACGCGCTCCTCCCCCTCGGCATCGCGGCGATCGGATGGTGGCTGTGCCTGGCCGCGTCGCGCTCGCGCGACCCGCTGCTGCCGCTCTCGCGCGAGCTCATCCGCGTCGCGATGGCCAGCGGAGCCGCCCTCGGCGCGCTCGCCGTCGTCACGGTGATGCTCTCGGCGCTGCCCTCGGCGATCGTCGACGTCGCATGGCTCGCGCCGCTGCTCGCCGTCGCGCCCGCCACGCTGGTCGGCCTGGGAGCCGTGCGCTCGCTGTGGCGACGCCGCCTGTCCGCGCAGCTGCGCGTGGGCGAGCACCTCACGCGCGCGATCGTGATCGGCGCGGCGGACGAGGTCTCCTCGCTCACCGAGGCGCTGTCCCGGTCGGAGCAGATCCGCGTGTGCGGCAGCGTCATGTGGGACGACGCCGCACTCATGGGGCGCGAGGACGGGTCGGCCGCCCTGCGCCGGACCGTCGACGCCGCCACGTCGCTGCGTGCCGACACCGTGATCGTGGCGCGCGTGCCCGCGGGCCCGCACCTCCTGCGTCGCCTCGCGTGGGCGCTGGAGGGCACGGTCGACGAGATCGTGGTGTGGCCCGGCATCGCCGAGGTCTCGGCTCCGCGTCTGCGCATGCACTGGGGCGGCGACGTGCCGCTGCTGCGCGTCGCCCAGCCCGTGTACGACGCCCGCCGCGCCGCCAAGCGCGTGGTGGACGTCGTCGTCGCGACGATCGCGCTGATCCCGATCTCGATCCTGACGGTGCCGATCGCGCTCGCGATCCGTCTCGACTCCGCGGGGCCGGTGTTCTTCCGCCAGGACCGCGTGGGCGAGGGCGGCAGGCTCTTCCCCATGCTCAAGTTCCGTTCCATGACGGCGAGCGCCGAGCGGGACAGGGCCGCGCTGATCACGGCGAACGAGGCCGCGGGCCCGATGTTCAAGATCCATCACGACCCGCGCGTCACGCGGGTGGGGCGCATCCTGCGCAAGTATTCGCTCGACGAGCTGCCGCAGTTCTGGAACGTGCTGGCGGGCGACATGAGCGTGATCGGCCCGCGCCCCGCTCTGCCGTCGGAGGTCGCCGTATACGCCGAGGACGAGCGGCGCCGGCTGTACATCAAGCCGGGCATCAGCGGCCCATGGCAGGTCGGCGGGCGCAGCGACCTCGGCTGGGAGCGCGGCGTCTCGCTCGATCTGCACTACGTCGAGAACCGCTCCATCGCGCGCGACCTCCAGCTCATGCTGCAGACGGTGGGGGCGGTCCTGCGGCCGCGCGGCGCGTACTGATCCGGCGGCGGCGGGCTACGGCCGGATCGCGGTCGTCGTCCGGTCGCGGCGGGTCAGGTCGGGATGCGTGGCGGCGGCGCGCCATCCTGCCTCCCCCAGCAGGTCGCGGATCGCGCGTCCCTGCAGCTCGCCGTGCTCGATCACGAGCAGCCCGCCCGGGCGCAGCAGGCGCATGCCGACGCGGCTCAGCTCGCGCACGACGTCGAGGCCGTCCGGCCCGCCGTACAGCGCGGCGTGCGGATCGTGCAGGCGCACCTCCGGGTCGCGCGGCACGGCGTCGTCCGGGACGTACGGCGGATTCGACACGACGACGTCGACCGTGCCGTCGAGCTCGGGGAACGCCACGGCGAGATCCACGAACGCCAGGCGCAGGTTCGGAGCCCCCACGCGGCGATGGTTCTCGCGGGTCCAGACGAACGCGGCG
The Microbacterium sp. JZ31 genome window above contains:
- a CDS encoding F0F1 ATP synthase subunit gamma, with the protein product MGAKLREYKQKISSAQTTKKITKAMELIAASRIQKAMARVRASEPFSRAVTRAVSAVATHTDIDHPLTREPESLTRSAILILSSDRGLAGAFNSQVIREAMELAELLRSQGKDVVFYLFGRKAVGYFQFRGITAEAEWTGDADVPAFATAEEMSQALLEAYEKDNADGGVDEIHVVYNRFVSMMTQEPVQIRLLPLEVVEGADDADASGEVYPLYEFEPDATVVLDRLLPVYIQSRIFNALLQSAAAKQAATQKAMKSASDNADKLITDYTRLRNNARQAEITQQIAEIVGGADALAS
- the atpA gene encoding F0F1 ATP synthase subunit alpha; translation: MADITISPDVIRDALKDFVAAYEPTGDAATEVGTVIDAADGIAHVEGLPGVMANELVRFADGTLGLAQNLDEHEIGVVVLGEFAGIEEGQQVTRTGEVLSVPVGEGYLGRVIDPLGNPIDGLGEITGIEGRRALELQAPGVMMRKSVHEPMQTGIKAIDAMIPVGRGQRQLIIGDRQTGKTAIAIDTIINQKSNWESGDPTKQVRCIYVAIGQKGSTIASVKGALEEAGAMEYTTIVAAPASDPAGFKYLAPYTGSAIGQHWMYDGKHVLIVFDDLSKQAEAYRAVSLLLRRPPGREAYPGDVFYLHSRLLERCAKLSDELGAGSMTGLPIIETKANDVSAYIPTNVISITDGQIFLQSDLFNANQRPAVDVGISVSRVGGDAQLKHIKKVSGTLKLELAQYRSLEAFAMFASDLDAASRRQLARGARLTELLKQPQYSPYPAEEQVVSIWAGTNGKLDTIEVEDVLRFEAELLDHLRRNTTILNTLRDSGKLEDDTVAEMEKAIDAFVLEFQGGKGVHLGAPGHEEHSAADVADVDQEKIVKGRRA
- a CDS encoding F0F1 ATP synthase subunit delta, which gives rise to MGSATTQALAASVSALGAATVDLDTARELFAAARAVAGSPALSGALADPAAAPEARSALVTRVFGSLSPTTQSLLTTAAAQRWSSQDELVDGIEELAIRSAAKADSGDLEGELFRVSRIVAENPELELALGSRLGDGRAKGALMQTLLGGRTSEATTLVVSSLVQEPRGRRVRGILARAIRIVAAQRGRTVATVTTAAPLTADQTARLATALSRTYGGEVTISPVVDPSVVGGVRVQIADDVIDGSIASRLADVRQKLAG
- a CDS encoding F0F1 ATP synthase subunit B — translated: MLNALVTLAAEESHETPNPLVPAVYDIIWSLVCFLVILFVVWKVALPRLTAMLDARSAAIEGNIAKADEAQRQAEAALEEYTKQLADARKEAGDIREAAREDGKRIVAEAKANASTEAERITSTAHTQIEAERQAALVTLRSEVGTLAIDLAGNVIGETLSDDQKAAAVVDRFLADLEASEKATN
- the atpE gene encoding F0F1 ATP synthase subunit C codes for the protein MDATTVLANVYGSIATVGYGLAAIGPAIGVGIVVGKTIESVARQPELAGRLQVLMWIGIAFTEALAFIGIATGFIFGYAPVQ
- the atpB gene encoding F0F1 ATP synthase subunit A, producing the protein MLIASAESSDGAFHPPSITDFFPPAIFQLGFLEFTRINAAQLLATAVLVILLIVGTRNMRVVPGRLQSIVEMGLDFVRVNIAHDILGRKDGNRFLPLLTTMFFMILFMNLTGIIPGINIAGTSVIAVPLLLAVISYVTFIYAGIKKSPGNFFKNSLFPAGVPAALYIIVTPLEFLSTFIIRPVTLTLRLLMNMIVGHLMLVLFFSATHFFFFTAGGWWAPLGVGTLAFGLAFTLFEVLVAFLQAYVFTILTAVYIQLAVAEEH
- a CDS encoding MraY family glycosyltransferase; the protein is MRQYLFTILLTAALTTALAWAVWRLSMRYKLYPGIRERDVHKTPTPRLGGIAIFLAIVTVVLVSASNPFFQIFWVDSRAVWAILAASLLIVVVGVADDLWDLDWTIKLGAQFLAAGVIAVGGGLQIYAVPIGGMTIFSSWVSIVLTMFSIVVVMNAVNFIDGLDGLVAGVCLIANGVFFVYTYILTRDTQTTNSSLATFLAAAMIGACAGFLVLNWKPAKLFMGDSGALLLGLLMATSTIVVTSQIPPSALDPQDGIGRSQLFGAFLPTLLPLVVVLLPLADFGLAVLRRTRAGRSPFSPDRKHLHHRMLDLGHSDRDAVLIFYAWTAVISLAVLLMYLASRENWPGEYWIGVVFGVLGVAACLVLTLLPTRRPIADSAEPPAAPTHAAQEA
- a CDS encoding L-threonylcarbamoyladenylate synthase, yielding MSSPLFDCSDGAELLSGMRQARQAIARGHLIVMPTDTVYGVAADAFDAQAVQRLLDAKGRGRQQPPPVLVSGVDAMRALVEEMPEPVERLVERFWPGGLTIVLPAQPSLSWDLGETKGTVAVRMPDHRIALELLTETGPLAVSSANLTGQPAAVTGDGARDMLGDSVAVYLDDGPSRTGVASTIVDATALVGPRDDEPRVRVLRDGAVSRDELREVLGDLLEPSDDDGPAPAAHESAPTAPDEEPA
- a CDS encoding sugar transferase, encoding MTTIDAPRPLLGRPAAPVAPLVAAPEPSDAGSGILPGLAAPATAPSLARRRHREAVHRRLVLAGDTAVLATTWGVVASIEASVDALLPLGIAAIGWWLCLAASRSRDPLLPLSRELIRVAMASGAALGALAVVTVMLSALPSAIVDVAWLAPLLAVAPATLVGLGAVRSLWRRRLSAQLRVGEHLTRAIVIGAADEVSSLTEALSRSEQIRVCGSVMWDDAALMGREDGSAALRRTVDAATSLRADTVIVARVPAGPHLLRRLAWALEGTVDEIVVWPGIAEVSAPRLRMHWGGDVPLLRVAQPVYDARRAAKRVVDVVVATIALIPISILTVPIALAIRLDSAGPVFFRQDRVGEGGRLFPMLKFRSMTASAERDRAALITANEAAGPMFKIHHDPRVTRVGRILRKYSLDELPQFWNVLAGDMSVIGPRPALPSEVAVYAEDERRRLYIKPGISGPWQVGGRSDLGWERGVSLDLHYVENRSIARDLQLMLQTVGAVLRPRGAY